The proteins below are encoded in one region of Bacteroides uniformis:
- a CDS encoding glycoside hydrolase family 2 TIM barrel-domain containing protein gives MNKIILSLAIGLSLLVGCNVPKEVAGDDRSLDFTADWAFRLGDDTAAARPDYNDADWRKLNLPHDWAIEGEFSKDNPSGTGGGALPGGIGWYRKTFTADKADEGKRYRIDFDGAYMNSTVYINGHELGTRPYGYISFSYDLTPYIKWGEENVLAVRVDNAEQPNSRWYSGCGIYRNVWLTKLNPAHVAQWGTYVTAEDVSKNNARLKIRTKLQYDAEAQMVDVVLQSRLVDADGNAVGEAVSEAQLMPLTPAEVEQEIHLKNPRLWSIDTPYMYRVESILKDKQTGEVLDRYYTPTGIRTFRFDAQKGFILNGEQVKINGVCMHHDLGCLGAAVNTRAIERQLEILKEMGCNGIRCSHNPPAPELLDLCDRMGFIVMDETFDMWRKKKTRHDYSRYFNEWHERDLTDLIVRDRNHPSIFMWSIGNEVLEQWTDAKADTLSLEEANLVLNFGHSADMLAKDGEMSVNSLLTKKLADMVRELDTTRPVTAGCNEPNPNNHLFRSGALDIIGFNYHDDWFAGVPENFPGKPFIVTESVSGLMTRGYYRMPSDSMFIWPERWDKPFYDTSFSCSSYDNCHVPWGNRHEGTMRHVKNNDFISGQYVWTGFDYIGEPTPYGWPARSSYFGIIDLAGFPKDVYYMYQSEWRPDKAVLHLFPHWNWTEGQDIDLWAYYNNADEVELFVNGKSQGVRSKGKDDFHVMWRVKYEPGTVKAVSRKEGKTVAEQEIRTAGEPAQIRLSPDRSTIQADGKDLSFITVEILDKDGNLCPNAENDVTFAVEGAGFIAGVDNGSPISMEKFKDNHRKAFYGKCLVVLQNNGEPGGVKVTATADGLEKATTAIKVK, from the coding sequence ATGAATAAAATCATATTGTCTTTGGCCATCGGGCTGTCCCTGCTGGTCGGTTGCAATGTTCCTAAAGAGGTAGCTGGCGATGACCGTAGCTTGGATTTTACTGCCGACTGGGCCTTTCGCTTGGGAGACGATACAGCGGCAGCCCGTCCGGATTATAATGACGCAGACTGGCGGAAACTGAACTTGCCCCACGATTGGGCCATTGAAGGAGAATTCAGTAAAGACAATCCTTCGGGAACGGGTGGAGGTGCACTACCTGGTGGTATAGGCTGGTATCGCAAGACTTTTACTGCCGATAAGGCCGATGAGGGCAAACGCTATCGCATAGATTTCGATGGTGCCTATATGAACTCCACCGTTTATATCAATGGCCATGAATTGGGGACACGTCCCTACGGGTACATCTCGTTCAGTTATGACCTGACTCCCTATATCAAGTGGGGAGAGGAGAATGTGTTGGCGGTTCGTGTGGACAACGCCGAACAGCCCAATTCGCGCTGGTATTCCGGTTGCGGCATCTACCGTAATGTATGGCTGACAAAGCTGAATCCGGCTCATGTAGCGCAATGGGGTACCTATGTCACGGCAGAAGATGTGTCGAAGAACAATGCCCGGTTGAAGATACGCACCAAACTGCAGTACGATGCAGAAGCACAGATGGTCGATGTCGTCCTGCAATCCCGGTTAGTGGATGCTGACGGCAATGCGGTGGGTGAGGCTGTGTCGGAAGCGCAGTTGATGCCTCTTACTCCGGCAGAAGTGGAGCAGGAGATACACTTGAAGAATCCCCGTCTTTGGAGTATTGATACGCCCTACATGTATAGGGTAGAAAGTATCCTCAAGGATAAACAGACCGGCGAGGTACTTGACCGTTACTATACTCCTACCGGCATCCGTACTTTCCGCTTCGATGCACAAAAAGGATTTATCTTGAATGGTGAACAAGTGAAAATAAATGGTGTCTGCATGCATCATGACCTGGGTTGTCTGGGAGCTGCGGTGAATACGCGCGCCATCGAGCGCCAGTTGGAGATTCTGAAAGAAATGGGTTGCAACGGCATTCGCTGTTCCCATAACCCTCCTGCACCAGAGCTGCTCGACCTTTGTGACCGTATGGGTTTCATCGTGATGGATGAGACCTTTGATATGTGGCGCAAGAAAAAGACCCGCCACGATTATTCACGCTATTTCAACGAATGGCACGAACGCGATTTGACTGACCTTATCGTGCGTGACCGCAATCATCCTTCCATCTTCATGTGGAGCATCGGCAACGAAGTGCTGGAACAGTGGACGGATGCCAAAGCCGACACCTTGAGTCTGGAAGAGGCCAATCTGGTCTTGAACTTCGGTCACAGTGCGGATATGCTGGCAAAGGACGGAGAAATGTCCGTCAACTCATTGCTGACAAAGAAACTGGCGGATATGGTGAGGGAGCTCGATACCACACGTCCCGTGACGGCGGGTTGCAACGAGCCGAACCCGAACAATCATTTGTTCCGTTCCGGTGCACTCGATATTATCGGCTTCAACTACCATGACGACTGGTTTGCAGGTGTTCCCGAGAACTTCCCCGGTAAGCCGTTCATCGTAACGGAAAGTGTTTCCGGCCTGATGACACGCGGTTACTACCGGATGCCGAGTGATTCGATGTTCATCTGGCCCGAACGTTGGGACAAGCCTTTCTATGATACCTCATTCTCTTGTTCCTCCTACGATAACTGTCATGTTCCTTGGGGCAACCGTCACGAAGGTACCATGCGTCATGTAAAGAACAACGACTTTATCAGCGGACAATACGTCTGGACGGGCTTCGATTATATCGGTGAGCCTACTCCTTACGGTTGGCCGGCACGCAGCTCTTACTTTGGCATTATCGACTTGGCCGGCTTCCCGAAGGATGTCTACTACATGTATCAGTCCGAGTGGCGTCCGGATAAGGCGGTGTTGCATCTTTTCCCGCATTGGAATTGGACGGAGGGACAAGACATCGATTTGTGGGCATATTATAACAATGCCGACGAAGTGGAGCTTTTCGTGAATGGAAAGTCGCAGGGTGTGCGCAGCAAGGGAAAAGACGATTTCCACGTCATGTGGCGCGTGAAGTATGAGCCGGGTACGGTAAAGGCTGTTTCCCGCAAGGAAGGAAAGACTGTGGCCGAGCAGGAAATCCGGACAGCGGGCGAACCTGCGCAGATTCGTCTCAGCCCCGACCGCAGTACCATTCAGGCAGATGGCAAAGACTTGAGTTTCATTACGGTTGAGATTCTGGACAAAGATGGAAATTTGTGTCCGAATGCCGAAAACGATGTGACCTTTGCCGTAGAAGGTGCCGGCTTCATTGCTGGAGTGGATAACGGAAGCCCCATCTCTATGGAGAAGTTCAAGGACAACCACCGCAAGGCTTTCTACGGAAAGTGCCTGGTGGTACTGCAGAACAACGGTGAACCGGGTGGTGTCAAGGTGACGGCTACGGCTGATGGACTGGAGAAGGCGACGACGGCGATTAAAGTTAAATGA
- a CDS encoding glycoside hydrolase family 3 C-terminal domain-containing protein → MKNKFLATLFLACSISTVSAQTPVYMDDAQPIEARVKDALSRMTLEEKVALCHAQSKFSSAGVPRLGIPELWMSDGPHGVRAEINWNDWGYANWTNDSITAFPALTCLAATWNPDMSAKYGKAIGEEARYREKDVLLGPGVNIYRTPMNGRNFEYMGEDPYLASVMCVPYIQELQKNGVAACVKHYALNNQELWRGHIDVNLSDRALHEIYLPAFKAAVEEGGAWSIMGAYNKIRGQHACHNDFTLNKILKDDWKFDGCVITDWGGAHDTYEAAVNGLDIEMGSYTNGLTSESVFTYNDYYLANPYLQMLKDGKVPMSTIDDKASRILRLIFRTAMNRQKPYGSVATEEHYAAAREIGNEGIVLLKNAPVIKKGAPLLPIDAAKYQNILVVGDNAVRLLNQGGGSSELKVKDMVSPLDGLRAVYGDKVAYAKGYAAGRPMYGRADEIPQNVVDSLRAEAVEMAKKADLVVLVGGLNKNHFQDCEGGDRLEYGLPFGQDELIEALLGVNKNLVLVLLSGNAVEMPWVSQVPAIVQGWYLGSMGGKSLADILSGAVNPSGKLPFSFPARLKDCGAHAFDELSYPGDSIKQEYKEDILVGYRWHDTKKIPALFPFGHGLSYTTFTYGKPVASAKVMAADGTLTLTVAVKNTGSVAGKEIVQLYIGDDKCSVLRPVKELKHFAKVALAPGEEKNVTFTLTPDDLKFYDEASAAWKYEPGKFKAYVCASSADVRGVVPFEMQ, encoded by the coding sequence ATGAAGAATAAATTTTTAGCAACCTTATTTCTTGCATGCTCCATCAGTACCGTGTCTGCACAGACACCGGTCTATATGGACGATGCACAACCTATTGAAGCACGTGTAAAGGATGCTCTCAGCCGGATGACACTGGAAGAGAAGGTAGCCCTTTGCCATGCGCAGAGTAAATTCAGCAGTGCGGGTGTTCCGCGGCTCGGCATTCCCGAGCTTTGGATGAGCGACGGCCCTCACGGTGTCCGTGCCGAAATCAACTGGAATGACTGGGGATATGCCAACTGGACCAATGACAGCATTACCGCTTTCCCGGCTTTGACTTGTCTGGCCGCTACCTGGAATCCGGACATGTCTGCAAAGTATGGCAAGGCCATCGGTGAGGAAGCGCGCTATCGTGAAAAGGATGTGTTGCTGGGCCCCGGCGTCAACATCTACCGTACTCCGATGAACGGTCGTAATTTTGAATATATGGGCGAGGACCCTTATCTGGCCAGTGTGATGTGCGTACCTTACATCCAGGAGTTGCAGAAGAACGGAGTGGCAGCTTGTGTCAAGCACTATGCGCTGAACAACCAGGAACTGTGGCGCGGACATATTGATGTGAATCTTAGCGACCGTGCTTTGCATGAAATCTATCTGCCTGCATTCAAGGCTGCGGTAGAAGAAGGAGGTGCCTGGAGCATTATGGGCGCTTACAATAAGATTCGCGGCCAGCACGCCTGCCATAACGATTTCACACTGAACAAGATTCTGAAAGATGACTGGAAGTTCGACGGCTGTGTCATTACCGACTGGGGCGGTGCCCACGACACCTATGAAGCTGCCGTCAACGGTCTGGATATTGAAATGGGTTCTTACACCAACGGTCTGACGTCCGAGAGTGTATTTACCTATAACGATTATTACCTTGCCAACCCTTACCTCCAGATGTTGAAAGATGGCAAAGTGCCGATGTCTACAATAGATGACAAGGCTTCCCGCATTCTTCGCTTGATATTCCGTACGGCGATGAACCGTCAGAAACCCTATGGTTCGGTAGCTACGGAAGAGCATTATGCCGCTGCCCGCGAGATAGGCAATGAGGGCATTGTGCTGTTGAAGAATGCTCCGGTGATAAAGAAAGGTGCCCCGTTGCTGCCGATTGATGCAGCCAAGTATCAGAATATCCTGGTGGTGGGCGATAATGCCGTACGCTTGCTGAATCAGGGAGGAGGCTCTTCCGAACTGAAAGTGAAGGATATGGTATCTCCGCTGGATGGCTTGCGTGCCGTTTATGGTGATAAGGTAGCCTATGCGAAAGGCTATGCCGCCGGTCGTCCGATGTACGGCCGTGCAGATGAAATTCCGCAGAATGTGGTAGACTCACTCCGTGCAGAAGCCGTGGAAATGGCGAAAAAGGCAGACTTGGTGGTACTGGTAGGCGGATTGAACAAGAACCACTTCCAGGATTGTGAAGGCGGCGATCGTCTGGAATACGGCTTGCCTTTCGGGCAGGATGAACTGATTGAAGCTTTGCTGGGAGTAAACAAGAACCTGGTTCTGGTGCTTCTCAGTGGTAATGCGGTGGAAATGCCGTGGGTATCCCAGGTTCCTGCCATTGTGCAAGGCTGGTATTTAGGCTCCATGGGCGGCAAGTCTCTGGCTGACATCCTGAGTGGTGCGGTGAATCCGAGCGGCAAGTTGCCCTTCTCTTTCCCTGCCCGGTTGAAGGATTGCGGTGCACATGCTTTCGATGAACTGAGTTATCCGGGTGACAGCATCAAGCAGGAGTACAAGGAAGACATTCTGGTGGGTTATCGTTGGCATGACACCAAGAAGATTCCGGCGCTCTTCCCCTTCGGTCATGGCTTGAGCTATACTACCTTTACATATGGCAAGCCGGTGGCTTCTGCCAAGGTCATGGCTGCCGACGGTACGCTGACGCTGACGGTTGCCGTGAAGAATACGGGTAGCGTGGCCGGAAAAGAGATTGTACAGCTTTATATAGGCGATGATAAATGCAGTGTGCTTCGTCCTGTAAAGGAGTTGAAGCATTTTGCAAAGGTCGCTTTGGCGCCGGGAGAGGAGAAGAACGTGACTTTCACCCTTACTCCGGATGATTTGAAGTTCTACGATGAGGCTTCCGCAGCCTGGAAGTACGAACCGGGCAAGTTCAAGGCATACGTTTGCGCTTCGTCTGCCGACGTCCGTGGTGTAGTTCCGTTCGAAATGCAATAA
- a CDS encoding glycoside hydrolase family 95 protein, with protein MKTLATLFLLAASLLLRAADAPADSCNHQLYYTSPAAIWEETLPLGNGRLGMMPDGGILREHIVLNEISLWSGMEADYSNPDASKSLPAIRQLLFEGKNREAQELMYSSFVPKKQETDGRYGTYQVLGDLDIDFTYNSSLSILNSPLNNYRRWLNLRDAVAYTAFRLEDVDYRREYFVSRDRDVMLIHLVAGHEGTLNFSARLSRAEHSLVTVQGNTLLMDGMLESGKPGLDGMKYRVAMQLVQNGGESSVSPENGICLKNGQEAWLILSAATSYAAAGTDFPGERYAEVCDSLLRPFTAPANSPCAILHSSLSNHVTAHRSLYDRVSLTLPATPDDTLPTNERILRFTQQESPALAALYYNYGRYLLISSTRPGSLPPNLQGLWANGVSTPWNGDYHTNINIQMNHWPLEQAGLSELYQPLTTLMERLIPSGEASARTFYGDEADGWVLHMMTNVWNYTAPGEHPSWGATNTGGAWLCAHLWEHYLYTQDKDYLRRIYPVLKGAARFFSSTTVQEPSHGWLVTAPTSSPENSFYVPGDSVTPVSICMGPTMDVQLLTELYTNVIAAARLLDCDADYVAKLEVDLKRFPPMQISKEGYLQEWLEDYKEVDVHHRHVSHLYGLHPGNLISPESTPELAEACRMTLNRRGDEGTGWSRAWKINFWARLGDGNRAWKLFKSLLHPAVDAATGGHGSGTFPNLFCSHPPFQIDGNYGGAAGVGEMLLQSHEGFIHLLPALPDSWTAGNFRGMRVRGGASIDLDWKDGRATRAVVTALVPGKFILKMPTGAVRAQVKIGGRTHTYKEPAFPLDLNKGEAVTIHFL; from the coding sequence ATGAAGACACTTGCCACTCTATTTCTGCTTGCAGCCTCGTTGCTGCTTCGTGCAGCCGATGCGCCTGCCGACAGTTGTAATCATCAGCTATACTATACATCGCCCGCCGCTATCTGGGAGGAGACTCTTCCTTTGGGTAACGGACGCTTGGGCATGATGCCCGACGGAGGCATTCTCCGTGAGCACATTGTGCTGAATGAAATTTCATTATGGAGCGGAATGGAGGCGGATTATAGCAATCCGGATGCCTCGAAGAGTCTGCCTGCCATCCGGCAACTGCTGTTTGAGGGAAAGAACCGCGAAGCACAGGAGCTGATGTACAGCAGTTTCGTTCCGAAGAAGCAGGAGACTGACGGGAGATATGGAACCTATCAGGTATTGGGTGATTTGGATATAGATTTTACCTACAATTCTTCATTATCCATTCTCAATTCTCCATTAAACAACTATCGCCGTTGGCTCAACTTACGCGATGCGGTGGCATACACGGCTTTTAGGCTGGAAGATGTCGATTACCGCCGTGAGTATTTTGTTTCCCGTGACCGTGATGTCATGCTGATTCATCTGGTTGCCGGACATGAAGGGACTCTGAACTTCTCTGCCCGTTTGAGCCGTGCAGAACATAGCCTGGTGACTGTCCAAGGGAACACCCTTTTGATGGACGGCATGTTGGAAAGCGGTAAACCCGGTTTGGACGGTATGAAATACCGTGTGGCGATGCAACTCGTGCAGAACGGTGGTGAATCATCTGTCAGCCCGGAAAATGGTATCTGCTTGAAGAACGGGCAGGAAGCCTGGCTGATACTTTCTGCCGCTACCTCCTATGCCGCTGCCGGTACCGACTTCCCGGGCGAACGCTATGCGGAAGTCTGCGACAGCTTGCTCCGTCCTTTCACCGCCCCCGCTAATTCTCCATGTGCCATTCTCCATTCTTCATTATCCAACCATGTCACCGCTCACCGTTCCCTCTACGACCGTGTTTCCTTGACGCTTCCTGCCACGCCGGATGATACGCTCCCGACGAACGAGCGCATCCTCCGCTTCACACAGCAGGAGTCGCCGGCATTGGCTGCTCTGTACTATAACTACGGACGCTATCTGCTCATCAGCAGTACCCGTCCCGGCAGCTTGCCGCCCAATCTGCAAGGACTCTGGGCAAATGGAGTATCGACTCCCTGGAACGGGGACTATCATACGAACATCAATATCCAGATGAACCACTGGCCCTTGGAGCAAGCCGGCCTCTCCGAACTCTATCAGCCGCTGACGACGCTGATGGAGCGCCTTATCCCTTCGGGAGAGGCAAGTGCGCGTACCTTCTATGGCGATGAGGCAGATGGCTGGGTGCTCCACATGATGACCAACGTATGGAATTATACCGCTCCCGGCGAACACCCCTCCTGGGGAGCTACCAATACCGGTGGCGCTTGGTTGTGTGCCCATTTGTGGGAACACTATCTGTATACGCAGGACAAGGATTATCTGCGCCGTATCTATCCAGTCTTGAAAGGTGCCGCCCGGTTCTTTAGTTCCACTACCGTGCAGGAGCCTTCGCATGGCTGGCTGGTAACTGCCCCCACTTCTTCTCCGGAAAACAGCTTCTATGTGCCGGGTGACAGCGTGACTCCCGTCAGTATTTGTATGGGTCCCACTATGGATGTGCAACTGCTCACTGAGCTTTATACTAATGTCATCGCCGCCGCTCGCCTGCTGGATTGTGATGCGGATTATGTGGCGAAGCTTGAGGTGGACCTGAAGAGATTCCCACCCATGCAAATCAGTAAGGAAGGATACTTGCAGGAATGGCTGGAAGATTATAAGGAAGTGGATGTGCACCACCGCCACGTTTCCCATCTCTACGGCCTGCATCCGGGAAACCTGATTTCGCCGGAGTCCACCCCCGAGCTTGCCGAAGCCTGCCGGATGACCTTGAACCGTCGTGGAGATGAGGGTACTGGTTGGAGCCGTGCTTGGAAGATAAACTTCTGGGCTCGTTTGGGTGACGGAAACCGTGCTTGGAAACTCTTCAAGAGTTTGCTGCATCCTGCTGTTGATGCTGCGACGGGAGGTCATGGTAGCGGCACTTTTCCTAATTTGTTCTGTTCGCATCCGCCTTTCCAGATTGATGGCAACTACGGTGGCGCGGCGGGAGTCGGCGAAATGCTGTTGCAAAGTCATGAGGGCTTTATCCATCTGCTTCCTGCCCTGCCGGATAGCTGGACTGCCGGCAACTTCCGTGGAATGCGCGTACGCGGCGGTGCTTCCATAGACCTGGACTGGAAGGATGGACGGGCAACGAGGGCTGTTGTTACCGCTCTTGTTCCGGGTAAATTCATCCTAAAGATGCCCACAGGCGCCGTCCGTGCCCAAGTGAAGATAGGAGGACGTACGCATACTTACAAAGAACCGGCATTTCCGTTGGATTTGAACAAGGGAGAGGCGGTGACCATACATTTCTTATAG
- the bas-suc gene encoding 3-succinylated cholic acid synthase encodes MKNRVRFFFLFLGLLGALAVHAQINELPRSTPEAEGVPSKAVTALFDSLMALPKTDIHSVVVLRHGKVIGEIYPAPFAPEYRHTMYSCSKTFVGAAVGLAIADNRLRLTDRVGTFFPELLPDSVSANLADMTVRDLLTMTSGITPDWNMRNLTSDWIRTFLAKPVKTPGKKFEYDSISTYMLSAIVQKVTGMTVLDYLKQKLFTPMHITDVAWEISPEGINTGGWGLHIQSESLAKFGLLLLNRGVWEGKQLLPASWVEQMMTRQIGDYGYQMWLCEYPGAVRADGALGQYILIVPDKDMVVVITECTLIDGRRQRRLVWNRLLPEVGDQVLAPGKDYKRLQKKQRSYQLPLVQGKAASSLSQKYAGKRILLGENKYGWQSIELQFKQQEVVMTVVEKDGKTYSLPFGYKQWSKAAIDGYPPYSVAAKGRFKGIEGPFQVAGSYAWASPDALQLKVHYVNWISALGLTLCFEDNKVLLTVTENYSSGEGVTFEGTLAH; translated from the coding sequence ATGAAAAATAGAGTACGTTTTTTCTTCTTGTTTCTCGGCTTGCTGGGAGCGTTGGCAGTTCATGCACAAATCAATGAGTTGCCACGTTCCACACCCGAGGCAGAAGGAGTCCCTTCCAAGGCTGTCACTGCCTTGTTTGATTCACTGATGGCATTGCCGAAAACAGATATCCACAGCGTGGTGGTGCTGCGTCACGGCAAGGTCATCGGAGAAATCTATCCGGCTCCGTTCGCGCCGGAATATCGCCATACCATGTATTCCTGCTCCAAAACCTTTGTCGGGGCTGCCGTAGGACTTGCCATTGCAGACAACCGCTTGCGCTTGACAGACCGTGTCGGTACCTTCTTCCCGGAACTTCTTCCGGATTCGGTTTCCGCTAATCTGGCAGACATGACTGTCCGTGACCTGCTTACCATGACGTCGGGTATCACTCCCGACTGGAATATGCGCAACCTCACTTCCGACTGGATACGTACCTTCCTTGCCAAACCGGTGAAAACTCCGGGCAAGAAGTTTGAATATGATTCGATTAGTACCTATATGCTTTCCGCTATCGTGCAGAAGGTGACGGGCATGACTGTGCTGGATTATCTGAAGCAGAAGCTTTTCACCCCGATGCATATCACGGACGTTGCGTGGGAGATAAGCCCCGAAGGCATCAATACCGGTGGCTGGGGACTGCATATCCAGAGCGAGTCACTGGCAAAATTCGGATTGCTGCTGCTGAACCGGGGTGTTTGGGAAGGCAAGCAGTTGCTCCCGGCTTCCTGGGTGGAGCAGATGATGACCAGACAGATAGGAGATTATGGCTATCAGATGTGGCTTTGCGAATATCCGGGTGCTGTACGTGCTGACGGGGCTTTGGGACAATACATTCTGATTGTTCCGGATAAGGATATGGTAGTGGTCATTACCGAATGTACATTGATAGACGGTCGTCGGCAGCGTCGTCTGGTCTGGAACCGCTTGTTGCCGGAGGTCGGTGACCAGGTATTAGCGCCCGGTAAGGACTACAAGCGCCTGCAGAAGAAACAGCGTTCTTATCAACTGCCGTTAGTGCAAGGAAAGGCTGCTTCCTCCCTTTCACAGAAATACGCAGGCAAGCGCATCCTGCTCGGAGAGAACAAATACGGATGGCAATCCATCGAACTGCAATTCAAGCAGCAAGAAGTAGTGATGACTGTGGTGGAGAAAGACGGAAAGACATACAGTCTTCCGTTTGGCTATAAGCAATGGTCGAAAGCGGCAATTGATGGCTATCCTCCGTATTCGGTTGCTGCAAAGGGGCGTTTTAAGGGTATAGAAGGCCCTTTCCAGGTGGCAGGCAGTTATGCGTGGGCGTCACCTGATGCTTTGCAACTGAAAGTACATTATGTCAACTGGATAAGCGCTCTTGGGCTTACGCTCTGCTTTGAGGATAACAAGGTACTCCTGACTGTTACGGAGAATTATTCTTCGGGTGAAGGGGTGACTTTCGAAGGTACATTAGCGCATTAA
- a CDS encoding cob(I)yrinic acid a,c-diamide adenosyltransferase, whose protein sequence is MKIYTKTGDKGTTSLVGGTRVPKTHIRLEAYGTVDELNSNLGLLITYLLDGKDKDFLQQVQDRLFAVGSHLATDREKMELKEASIISSEQVEMVEREIDRLDTLLPPLSAFILPGGSRGAAVCHVCRTVCRRAERRILALAEQVEIASELLAYVNRLSDYLFVLSRKMNQDDKKGEIFWNNSCK, encoded by the coding sequence ATGAAGATATACACCAAAACCGGAGATAAAGGAACCACCTCTCTTGTAGGCGGAACCCGTGTACCTAAAACGCATATCCGCCTTGAGGCATACGGTACGGTGGATGAGCTAAATTCCAATCTGGGTCTTCTCATCACGTACCTGCTTGACGGAAAGGATAAAGATTTTCTGCAGCAAGTGCAAGACAGACTTTTTGCCGTAGGCTCTCATCTGGCCACAGACCGGGAGAAAATGGAGCTGAAAGAAGCCAGTATCATCAGCTCGGAGCAGGTGGAAATGGTGGAGCGGGAGATAGACCGTTTGGATACTCTTTTGCCTCCTCTTTCAGCCTTTATTCTTCCCGGCGGAAGTCGCGGTGCGGCAGTCTGCCACGTTTGCCGTACGGTTTGCCGTCGTGCAGAGCGTCGGATTCTTGCTCTGGCCGAACAAGTGGAAATCGCTTCGGAATTACTGGCTTACGTGAACCGCTTGTCTGATTATTTGTTCGTTCTTTCCCGTAAAATGAATCAAGACGACAAAAAAGGTGAAATATTTTGGAATAATAGTTGCAAGTGA
- a CDS encoding DUF2795 domain-containing protein produces MYWTLELASKLEDAPWPATKDELIDYAMRSGAPLEVIENLQEMEDEGEIYESIEDIWPDYPSKEDFFFNEEEY; encoded by the coding sequence ATGTATTGGACATTGGAATTAGCATCTAAGTTGGAAGATGCTCCTTGGCCGGCAACTAAGGATGAATTGATAGATTATGCCATGCGTTCGGGTGCTCCGCTTGAAGTGATTGAGAATCTGCAGGAAATGGAAGATGAAGGCGAGATTTATGAAAGCATAGAAGATATTTGGCCCGATTATCCCAGCAAAGAGGACTTTTTCTTCAACGAGGAGGAATATTGA